A single window of Neisseria chenwenguii DNA harbors:
- a CDS encoding TrbI F-type domain-containing protein, whose product MNETPNKTDEAGKTGSTGTAAQQPETLPENGRPATSGGSGLTTVMVLLALVLGGYSFFRTIVPTAATTEKLAVVDSDRLAAAYIRQALSDPQADTPAAQQKLAAQLSGIQAKLDAMAAEGRIIVRKSAVLTAPPGADITAQVAAELGITLPSEQPLPQAGSSNSFSGSTPVPTGLPANQTPANASDARLGSQLD is encoded by the coding sequence ATGAACGAGACACCGAACAAAACAGACGAAGCAGGCAAAACGGGCAGCACCGGCACAGCGGCACAGCAACCCGAAACGCTGCCTGAAAACGGCCGCCCTGCAACCTCCGGCGGCAGCGGCCTGACGACGGTCATGGTATTGCTGGCCTTGGTATTGGGCGGGTACAGCTTTTTCCGCACCATTGTTCCGACAGCCGCAACGACAGAGAAATTGGCCGTAGTCGATTCCGATCGTTTGGCTGCTGCCTACATCCGGCAGGCATTGTCCGACCCACAGGCGGATACGCCTGCGGCACAGCAGAAGCTGGCCGCGCAACTGAGCGGCATTCAAGCCAAGCTGGATGCCATGGCCGCAGAAGGCAGGATCATCGTACGCAAATCAGCCGTACTGACCGCACCGCCGGGTGCCGACATCACCGCCCAAGTAGCGGCAGAACTGGGCATTACCCTGCCATCAGAACAGCCTCTGCCGCAGGCAGGCAGCAGTAACAGCTTTTCAGGCAGCACACCGGTTCCTACGGGCTTACCGGCAAACCAAACACCCGCAAACGCATCAGATGCCCGCTTGGGCAGCCAGTTGGATTGA
- a CDS encoding TraC family protein, with the protein MNIFQKNAGRDLGWEFITLTAGNDEDGIFYCEKDNAIGSVCLFSPMAGWSEKTPVDAAVLLNEPYPGGTIMQFINIGSPFVQPIMDAYANARMGVSGDISVQTAQYAVRDRAAFLQRGTRQKLVASSDTRILESLGLWTFKVPLKTQNPFSGNAKETAAFQQECAAFLKMRRNALSQLTVMGINAEVLRTAAMMGVLRRYFSIYEPWDTGVEENVPLNEQLFPVGSRMNWDNRRHDVLHCSGFSYSRERQYMGILVLDRYPGAENPFHFSKMIELLGNPPGNGAQIGMPYALCTTIHFPDQGVKAAKVRTSQVQTEKSANALMLKWSPRLRKKRDSFQALAELMLEGGNAVEVSTSLCLFNRSANAVRTAQSTMATYYKRLGFVMRPEKYIPEVSFFNQLPLNASPESIKNTHRFKTMVGSQAAHLLPVTDEWQGFGNEMLLTTRLGRLFHYSLFDKRNLNYNWTWMGASGTGKSFAVQRLIQDELSLGTKIWLMDTGSSYLASGMVSGAQILDFHFDSDVCLNPFTKVSDIDQEIELILPILGKMAKPTEGTTDTQRALLEEAVKSVFSAKGNKAEITDIIQYLNNQTGSMAAQQHELAMLLSPFGSTGSMGRWFRGANNFRAEADWTILELSGLTGNKHLCDVVLMILSTTIAQEMFTSRDLRKRMMIVEEGGDRLGDPSFAEFTAKLFSKVRKEHGSAGVVIQSPKQIHATEFGSAIMASAHTNFYMQQRAESIEEAKAKNWLQVDAYTEKLMREVKTAKGQYSEILIRSGENAGIARLIETPFNRVLFSTEGELFKELQQRVRRGEQITHIVEAEAKRLYGDGTV; encoded by the coding sequence ATGAATATTTTTCAAAAAAATGCCGGGCGCGACCTCGGCTGGGAATTTATCACACTGACGGCAGGTAATGACGAAGACGGTATTTTCTATTGTGAAAAAGACAATGCCATCGGCTCGGTATGCCTGTTTTCGCCGATGGCCGGATGGAGCGAAAAAACCCCGGTCGATGCGGCCGTGCTGCTCAACGAACCCTATCCGGGCGGCACAATTATGCAATTCATCAATATCGGCTCCCCTTTCGTACAGCCGATAATGGATGCCTATGCCAATGCCAGAATGGGCGTATCCGGCGATATATCGGTACAGACCGCCCAGTATGCGGTACGCGACCGCGCGGCATTTTTACAGCGCGGCACCCGTCAGAAACTGGTGGCTTCTTCGGATACCCGCATATTGGAAAGCCTCGGCCTGTGGACGTTCAAAGTACCGCTGAAAACACAAAATCCCTTTTCGGGAAATGCCAAAGAAACAGCCGCCTTCCAGCAAGAGTGTGCCGCTTTCCTGAAAATGCGCCGCAATGCCCTGTCACAGCTGACCGTCATGGGCATCAATGCCGAAGTATTGCGTACTGCCGCCATGATGGGGGTACTGCGCCGTTATTTTTCGATATACGAACCTTGGGACACCGGCGTAGAAGAAAATGTACCGCTCAACGAGCAGCTGTTTCCCGTCGGTTCGCGTATGAACTGGGACAACCGCCGTCACGACGTGCTGCACTGTTCTGGCTTTTCTTATTCCCGGGAGAGGCAGTATATGGGGATACTGGTTCTGGACCGCTATCCCGGCGCGGAAAACCCGTTCCACTTCTCCAAGATGATCGAACTTTTAGGCAACCCGCCCGGCAACGGTGCGCAAATCGGAATGCCTTATGCGCTCTGCACCACCATTCATTTTCCGGATCAGGGCGTAAAAGCGGCAAAGGTGCGTACATCGCAAGTGCAGACCGAAAAATCGGCCAATGCACTGATGCTGAAATGGTCACCACGCTTGCGTAAGAAGCGTGACAGTTTTCAGGCATTGGCCGAACTGATGCTGGAAGGCGGTAATGCCGTGGAGGTCAGCACCAGTTTGTGTCTGTTCAACCGTTCGGCCAATGCCGTCCGCACCGCACAGTCAACCATGGCAACGTACTACAAGCGTTTGGGCTTTGTCATGCGTCCGGAAAAATATATTCCGGAAGTCAGCTTTTTCAACCAACTGCCTTTAAATGCCTCCCCCGAGAGCATCAAAAACACCCACCGCTTCAAAACCATGGTGGGTTCCCAAGCCGCACACCTGCTGCCCGTAACCGATGAATGGCAGGGTTTCGGAAACGAAATGCTGCTGACCACCCGTTTGGGCCGGCTGTTTCACTACTCTTTGTTCGACAAGCGCAATCTCAACTACAACTGGACTTGGATGGGTGCATCGGGTACGGGCAAATCATTTGCCGTTCAGCGTCTGATACAGGACGAACTGTCTTTGGGTACCAAAATCTGGCTCATGGATACCGGCTCTTCCTATTTGGCATCAGGCATGGTTTCGGGGGCACAGATTCTAGATTTCCATTTCGACTCGGACGTCTGTCTAAATCCCTTTACCAAAGTATCGGACATTGATCAGGAGATCGAACTTATTCTGCCCATTCTCGGCAAGATGGCCAAACCGACCGAAGGCACGACCGACACACAGCGTGCGCTGCTGGAAGAAGCGGTCAAATCAGTGTTTTCTGCCAAAGGCAACAAGGCCGAAATTACCGACATTATCCAATACCTGAACAATCAGACCGGTTCGATGGCTGCGCAACAGCACGAGCTGGCCATGCTGCTGTCTCCGTTCGGCTCGACCGGTTCGATGGGACGCTGGTTCAGGGGAGCGAACAACTTCCGCGCCGAAGCGGATTGGACGATATTGGAATTGTCGGGACTGACCGGCAACAAGCATCTGTGCGACGTGGTGCTGATGATTTTGTCCACCACCATTGCGCAGGAAATGTTCACTTCGCGCGATTTGCGCAAACGGATGATGATCGTCGAAGAAGGCGGCGACCGCTTGGGCGATCCTTCTTTTGCCGAATTTACCGCCAAACTGTTTTCCAAAGTCCGCAAAGAACACGGTTCCGCAGGCGTGGTTATACAGTCGCCGAAACAGATTCACGCCACCGAATTCGGTTCGGCCATCATGGCGTCGGCACACACCAATTTTTATATGCAACAACGAGCGGAGTCCATCGAAGAAGCCAAAGCAAAAAACTGGCTGCAAGTAGATGCCTATACCGAAAAATTGATGCGGGAAGTAAAAACCGCCAAGGGTCAATACAGCGAAATCCTGATCCGCAGCGGCGAAAACGCTGGTATTGCCCGCCTGATCGAAACTCCGTTCAACCGCGTACTATTCTCCACCGAAGGCGAACTCTTCAAGGAATTGCAGCAGCGCGTACGCCGTGGGGAACAGATTACCCACATTGTCGAAGCCGAAGCAAAACGCCTGTACGGGGACGGCACGGTTTAA
- a CDS encoding single-stranded DNA-binding protein: MSINLVVRGNLGQTFSLKTINRDGSNEPSTVLNFSIASTRYKKQGDRYVAAGPTEWLECEYWNRRAQHLENILCKGMPVIIEGEELVEFYEKDGQRVKARKIRVENIYLNLSSDRIESITLKPPRTAEDEQDDTPF, from the coding sequence ATGTCTATTAATCTTGTTGTCCGCGGTAATCTAGGACAGACATTTTCTCTCAAAACCATCAACCGTGACGGTTCAAACGAACCGAGCACGGTCTTGAATTTTTCCATTGCTTCGACACGTTATAAAAAACAGGGCGACCGTTATGTTGCGGCTGGTCCGACCGAATGGCTGGAATGCGAATACTGGAACCGCCGCGCACAGCATCTAGAAAACATACTGTGTAAAGGTATGCCAGTCATCATCGAAGGCGAAGAATTGGTCGAATTCTACGAAAAGGACGGCCAACGGGTTAAAGCCCGCAAAATCCGTGTCGAAAACATCTATCTGAACCTATCCTCCGACCGTATCGAATCAATTACCCTGAAACCGCCCCGCACTGCAGAGGACGAACAGGATGATACGCCATTCTGA
- a CDS encoding AcaB family transcriptional regulator has protein sequence MTQNNKQKLVIKPKSIRVPQQFDTSFPVSEQSVFSDGYDWEAERKRLAAVAADGVDSSHPDAGALAVLAEHEMLLKQHILRQRIRNGQKRSRSLGSVNLDDYAVYLSEDKIFDEVGTLAGSEDAFELHTKQGIRIWEGKNDKKTHRWPGIRYGMALSGELVRAAKADNPFAHAELLAFETELDTVSGALAAETNKMQQMLEQYRATGIHIGVFANAQPVLIKTSAVRGYGFRLLQLLTAYDYLVRLAKTMGLKGLMSNTASNDVIHECGKKIRVLLQGLYTSAMKIRQIQSISRTTLLEDAVIAEKLGVAVANGVLSPLQEDVLLYRRMPAFTFVDTVIPPKRQSELYEAAVRFGLTEILSQEQLG, from the coding sequence ATGACCCAAAACAACAAACAAAAACTGGTTATCAAACCGAAATCCATCCGTGTGCCGCAGCAGTTTGATACGTCCTTTCCTGTGTCGGAACAGTCGGTGTTTTCCGATGGGTATGACTGGGAGGCGGAACGGAAGCGTTTGGCAGCAGTAGCAGCAGACGGTGTAGACAGCAGTCATCCTGATGCAGGGGCTTTGGCGGTACTGGCCGAACATGAGATGCTGTTAAAGCAGCATATCCTGCGTCAGCGTATCCGGAACGGGCAGAAACGCTCCCGTTCTTTGGGTTCGGTCAATTTGGATGATTATGCAGTTTACCTGTCGGAAGACAAAATCTTTGATGAGGTCGGCACGCTGGCCGGTAGCGAAGATGCCTTTGAACTGCATACCAAACAAGGTATCCGTATATGGGAGGGTAAAAACGATAAAAAGACACACCGGTGGCCCGGAATACGTTACGGCATGGCTTTGTCCGGTGAGTTGGTCCGTGCTGCGAAAGCCGATAATCCTTTTGCTCATGCCGAACTGCTGGCATTTGAAACAGAACTGGATACTGTCTCGGGTGCATTGGCAGCAGAAACCAATAAGATGCAGCAGATGCTTGAACAGTATCGTGCAACAGGGATACACATCGGCGTTTTCGCCAATGCCCAACCGGTATTGATTAAAACCTCTGCCGTACGCGGTTACGGTTTCAGACTGTTGCAGCTTTTGACGGCCTACGATTATTTGGTTCGTCTGGCAAAGACGATGGGACTGAAAGGTCTGATGTCGAATACAGCCAGCAATGACGTAATTCATGAGTGCGGTAAAAAAATCAGGGTGCTGCTGCAAGGTCTGTACACCTCTGCGATGAAAATCAGACAGATTCAGTCAATATCGCGTACTACGCTGCTGGAAGATGCGGTAATTGCCGAGAAGTTGGGTGTGGCCGTGGCAAACGGTGTACTGTCGCCTTTACAGGAAGATGTACTGTTGTACCGTAGGATGCCTGCCTTTACCTTTGTTGATACAGTTATCCCCCCAAAACGTCAATCCGAGCTTTATGAAGCAGCAGTAAGGTTCGGTTTGACAGAGATTCTCTCTCAGGAACAACTTGGATAG
- a CDS encoding DUF2786 domain-containing protein — protein sequence MDKQSALEKIKKCLALGKSANEHEAAQALKHAQILMTQFGLDELDVSLSEISEDRIAAPLTVPQWHWNLVHLCGIAFGCERWHSVNSIGSGFIFCGINGRSELAAYAYTVLLRQLKAARRGYMKTELSRVRIGKNKTARANKFCDGWVRGVRKNVISFAQSEQEIGLITQYREHKYGEMKQAKTRDVKGVRSYRDDYRAGIEIGKDIKLNVPLGQSETNLLAK from the coding sequence ATGGACAAACAATCTGCTCTGGAAAAAATCAAGAAATGCCTGGCTCTGGGCAAATCGGCAAACGAGCATGAAGCCGCCCAAGCCTTAAAACACGCCCAAATTCTGATGACTCAGTTCGGTTTGGATGAACTCGACGTTTCCCTGTCAGAAATATCCGAAGACCGCATAGCCGCTCCCCTGACCGTACCGCAATGGCATTGGAATCTGGTACACCTTTGCGGCATCGCCTTTGGCTGCGAGAGATGGCACAGCGTCAACAGCATCGGTAGCGGTTTTATCTTTTGCGGCATAAACGGTCGCTCCGAGCTGGCTGCTTATGCCTATACGGTTTTGTTGCGCCAACTCAAAGCCGCACGGCGCGGATACATGAAAACGGAACTGTCACGGGTACGCATCGGCAAAAACAAAACCGCCCGTGCCAACAAATTTTGTGACGGCTGGGTACGGGGTGTCCGGAAAAACGTCATCAGTTTTGCCCAATCCGAACAGGAAATCGGACTGATTACGCAGTACAGGGAGCATAAATACGGCGAGATGAAACAGGCCAAAACACGTGACGTAAAAGGCGTACGCAGCTACAGAGACGATTATCGGGCAGGCATCGAGATAGGCAAAGACATCAAACTGAATGTACCGCTGGGACAGTCGGAAACAAACCTGTTGGCGAAATAA
- a CDS encoding helix-turn-helix domain-containing protein: protein MNKETSLLDMADAQILGFVSHRNGSSLADLVRAMGLTPQEWEILKNEYPTTAYLGEADMLEIEAALQDR, encoded by the coding sequence ATGAACAAAGAAACATCATTACTGGATATGGCCGATGCGCAAATTCTCGGCTTTGTATCCCACAGAAACGGAAGCAGCTTGGCCGACTTGGTTAGAGCCATGGGGTTGACCCCTCAGGAGTGGGAAATACTGAAAAACGAATACCCGACTACTGCCTATCTTGGCGAAGCGGATATGTTGGAAATCGAAGCAGCATTGCAAGACAGATAA
- a CDS encoding STY4526/YPO1902 family pathogenicity island replication protein — translation MSKQVAEQYRIQVHGHTPVHTQILSVLPALLVLPKSRKEAAANAVMLHRYADVFAQIQAMTPDRLMQIARSMSGSVEIRIDLPALRNAVCRAAGDGERCERHRRQAEWLIRYGASNHMILMLCSEVSVEDIRRMRHELGMPVSKGRRSALPMETRLSLLADWQQLQSEETDTFSCYQKLANLYPEYSLDRLYSTIVSDEAERSGR, via the coding sequence ATGAGTAAGCAAGTCGCAGAACAATACCGTATTCAAGTCCACGGTCACACACCCGTACATACGCAAATCCTGTCCGTCCTGCCCGCGTTGCTGGTTTTGCCCAAATCACGCAAAGAAGCGGCAGCCAATGCCGTGATGCTACACCGCTATGCCGACGTGTTCGCACAGATACAGGCAATGACACCCGACCGCTTGATGCAGATTGCCCGCAGCATGTCCGGCTCGGTGGAAATCCGCATTGACCTTCCCGCTTTACGCAACGCCGTCTGCCGTGCCGCCGGCGACGGGGAACGGTGCGAACGCCACCGTCGGCAGGCAGAATGGCTGATACGGTACGGTGCCAGCAACCACATGATACTGATGCTGTGCAGCGAAGTATCGGTAGAAGACATCCGCAGGATGCGGCACGAACTCGGTATGCCCGTCAGCAAAGGCCGCCGCTCGGCGCTGCCGATGGAAACCCGCCTGTCCCTGCTGGCCGATTGGCAACAGCTTCAGAGCGAAGAAACCGATACCTTCTCCTGTTACCAGAAACTGGCGAACCTTTATCCGGAATACAGCTTGGACAGGCTGTACAGCACCATCGTATCCGATGAGGCGGAGAGAAGCGGACGATGA
- a CDS encoding ParB N-terminal domain-containing protein: protein MNKNTVSARPKLTLETAGLSLNVPQPVQTGMDIARKDDVFPGLFMNVSVYEIDFFDKNPRTRHDPELYRQIKESIRESGVQQPVHITRRPDSSRFVLAQGGNTRLKICQELHEETGLERFAVIPAIFAEYTSEADIQIAHLIENEQRAEMCFWDKAQAYAAIREMFQAQSDKKLSLRELESLFVSHGLSLTYQILGYLFFAKDMLSSLREKCIHLSNPKTIELRKLANELEGSLKTVGQQDRFLGFWDSTLQEWAEQQTEADGLDTAALGKYLQQRFAEEFGGILPEQPQQTAKNRSATAHGQTQAAATDASDNAAQQQGTDKSLPENGTGGTTDSVSVSDHGNPDGTVTPPVDPAAERQHGQETAAEPFRLPENRDEALRRLHRSVRKMLSLVHLDNCFRSHDMFRYGFYIEYPDFHNIPKTRPDALFVIDNLHEDAGDVFAYLAKVSMQESLLAKPDLGSSNPLLMLPESSPLRTAYQDPDVLDEYNVMGIGERVYLLDRVLYWQTVDTPYTEPVSEILNALRAVHRCEKQENGHE, encoded by the coding sequence ATGAATAAAAACACAGTATCTGCCCGTCCGAAACTCACATTGGAAACCGCAGGATTAAGCCTGAACGTACCACAACCGGTGCAGACCGGCATGGACATTGCCCGCAAAGACGATGTTTTTCCGGGGCTGTTCATGAACGTTTCGGTATATGAAATCGATTTCTTCGACAAAAACCCGCGTACCCGGCACGACCCCGAACTGTACCGCCAAATCAAGGAGTCCATCCGTGAGTCCGGCGTACAGCAGCCCGTGCACATTACCCGCAGACCCGATAGCAGCCGTTTTGTGCTGGCACAGGGTGGCAACACCCGCCTGAAAATCTGCCAAGAGCTGCATGAAGAAACAGGATTGGAACGTTTTGCCGTCATTCCTGCCATATTTGCCGAATACACATCCGAAGCCGACATCCAAATTGCCCACCTGATTGAGAACGAACAGCGGGCAGAGATGTGCTTTTGGGACAAGGCTCAAGCATATGCGGCCATCCGGGAAATGTTCCAGGCTCAAAGTGATAAAAAACTGAGTTTGCGTGAATTGGAGAGCCTCTTTGTTTCTCACGGCTTATCTTTAACATATCAAATTCTAGGCTACCTGTTTTTCGCCAAAGATATGTTGTCTTCTTTGAGAGAGAAATGTATCCATTTATCCAATCCCAAAACGATTGAACTCCGCAAACTTGCCAACGAACTGGAAGGCAGCCTGAAAACCGTGGGACAGCAAGACCGCTTCCTCGGATTCTGGGACAGTACCCTGCAAGAATGGGCAGAACAGCAAACCGAAGCCGACGGACTGGACACCGCTGCGCTGGGTAAATACCTGCAACAGCGGTTCGCCGAAGAATTTGGCGGCATATTGCCGGAACAGCCGCAGCAGACCGCAAAAAACCGTTCTGCAACAGCACACGGGCAGACACAGGCAGCTGCAACAGATGCTTCAGACAATGCAGCGCAGCAACAGGGCACGGACAAAAGCCTGCCTGAAAACGGTACGGGCGGAACGACGGATTCTGTTTCCGTTTCTGACCACGGCAACCCCGACGGCACCGTTACGCCGCCGGTCGATCCGGCTGCGGAACGGCAGCATGGGCAAGAAACTGCGGCAGAGCCTTTCAGGCTGCCTGAAAACCGCGACGAAGCCTTGCGCCGTCTGCACCGCTCCGTGCGCAAAATGCTGTCTCTGGTACATCTGGACAACTGTTTCCGCAGCCACGATATGTTCCGTTACGGCTTCTATATTGAATACCCCGATTTCCACAACATTCCCAAAACACGCCCCGATGCCCTGTTCGTCATCGACAACCTGCACGAGGATGCCGGCGACGTATTCGCGTATCTGGCCAAAGTCTCCATGCAGGAATCCCTGCTCGCCAAACCGGATTTGGGCAGCAGCAACCCCTTGCTGATGCTGCCTGAAAGTTCGCCGTTACGCACAGCCTACCAAGACCCTGACGTACTTGACGAATACAACGTCATGGGTATCGGCGAACGGGTTTATCTGCTGGATCGGGTGTTGTACTGGCAGACCGTCGACACACCCTACACGGAACCGGTATCGGAAATCCTGAATGCACTCCGTGCCGTACACCGTTGCGAAAAACAGGAGAACGGCCATGAGTAA
- a CDS encoding ParA family protein, whose protein sequence is MVIITVFSTKGGTGKTTVTANLSAVLADMGFRVLMIDTDVQPSLSKYFPLHYRAPNGVVEFLLEKNDETTIRSTISNTIYPNLDIIFSNDVSDDVQVKVQNRPDRAFLLRSKLVHPYIAENYDAVLIDTQGSVGVIQDAACFAANLVLSPIMPETLSAREFISGTQDALERLAHGSIMNLPIPPLRALIYARDRTKDARMISEQIRKYFNSTLDPNKRLLTLEIPSAKAYKEASTLRIPVHCHEYTHSGKSSSARRQMINLVYELFPSIEEQKVECHLFGDNLENLLPEENTANLSAENIQNGAEDGSHE, encoded by the coding sequence ATGGTAATCATAACTGTGTTCTCGACCAAAGGCGGTACGGGTAAAACGACAGTCACAGCCAACCTCTCTGCCGTTCTAGCAGACATGGGTTTCCGGGTGTTGATGATAGACACCGATGTTCAGCCATCATTAAGCAAATACTTTCCGCTGCACTATCGTGCACCCAACGGAGTGGTGGAGTTCCTGCTGGAAAAAAATGATGAAACAACCATCCGTTCCACCATCTCAAACACAATTTATCCCAATCTCGACATTATTTTTTCTAACGATGTGAGCGATGACGTACAGGTTAAAGTTCAAAACCGTCCTGATCGCGCCTTCCTTCTACGCAGTAAGTTGGTTCATCCCTACATTGCCGAAAACTACGATGCTGTCCTGATCGACACACAAGGATCGGTAGGCGTGATACAGGATGCAGCTTGTTTTGCGGCCAATCTCGTACTCTCCCCCATAATGCCCGAAACCCTGAGTGCGCGCGAATTTATTTCCGGTACCCAAGACGCACTTGAACGGCTCGCACACGGTTCAATTATGAATCTGCCGATTCCGCCTCTGCGTGCATTGATTTATGCCCGTGACCGCACCAAAGATGCGCGGATGATTTCCGAACAGATCAGAAAATACTTCAACAGTACGTTGGATCCCAATAAGCGGCTGCTTACATTGGAAATTCCATCGGCTAAAGCCTATAAAGAAGCCTCAACGTTGCGGATTCCAGTGCATTGTCACGAATATACCCACTCCGGCAAGTCTTCTTCAGCCCGTCGCCAGATGATTAACCTCGTATACGAACTGTTCCCGTCAATTGAGGAGCAAAAGGTAGAGTGCCACTTATTCGGCGACAACCTCGAAAACCTGCTGCCAGAAGAAAATACAGCGAATTTATCGGCTGAAAACATTCAAAACGGTGCGGAGGACGGCAGCCATGAATAA
- a CDS encoding DUF1801 domain-containing protein: MNQKVKSLLNDWQIGNPALYEIADSVRTRILQLADTVEEEVKYGGILFAAPEPFCGIFVYKQHVSVEFNHGAEIADPHGLLEGKGKDCRHLKLHTLEDIENKHLTDYLRLAQKAAE; the protein is encoded by the coding sequence ATGAACCAAAAAGTAAAAAGTCTGCTGAATGACTGGCAAATTGGTAATCCCGCCTTGTATGAAATCGCCGATAGCGTGCGCACGAGAATATTGCAGCTGGCAGATACAGTAGAGGAAGAAGTGAAATATGGCGGCATTCTGTTTGCCGCACCTGAACCGTTTTGCGGCATTTTTGTTTACAAGCAACATGTATCTGTGGAATTTAATCATGGCGCCGAGATAGCAGACCCGCACGGTTTATTAGAAGGAAAAGGCAAAGACTGCCGTCATTTGAAATTACATACGCTTGAAGATATAGAAAATAAGCATTTAACGGATTACTTACGATTGGCGCAAAAAGCAGCAGAATAA
- a CDS encoding YniB family protein, with translation MNFNDAKRKVIIRFICGFLISLPSAISTIVSICKMFYFRLDDGTSLGHAISLPFKNIVYSIYERTEFLNFFWKRSPVPNQIDIMDKQNFIFLLIYMMFFIGWIVINSALELRGRIKMIDREIEDYLLRDSIKSSVNETRKQIKHNVELPQSSNKFHDLYLAPLIVGLILAVVGAALVKALGLN, from the coding sequence ATGAATTTTAATGATGCTAAGCGAAAGGTAATCATCAGGTTTATATGTGGTTTTCTAATTTCTCTGCCATCCGCTATTTCTACTATTGTTTCTATTTGTAAAATGTTTTATTTTAGATTAGATGATGGGACTAGTTTAGGGCACGCAATTTCGTTACCTTTCAAAAATATAGTTTACTCTATCTATGAAAGAACAGAATTTCTCAATTTCTTTTGGAAACGTTCTCCAGTTCCCAATCAAATAGATATAATGGATAAGCAAAATTTCATCTTCTTGTTAATTTATATGATGTTTTTTATTGGGTGGATTGTAATTAACTCTGCACTTGAACTTAGAGGTCGCATAAAAATGATTGATAGAGAAATTGAAGATTACTTACTTAGGGATTCGATTAAAAGTTCAGTTAACGAAACTAGAAAACAGATCAAACATAATGTTGAACTCCCTCAGTCCTCAAATAAATTCCATGATTTATATCTCGCACCACTAATAGTTGGGCTGATTTTAGCAGTAGTAGGAGCTGCTTTAGTTAAAGCTCTTGGATTAAACTAG